From Permianibacter aggregans, a single genomic window includes:
- a CDS encoding CvpA family protein, with product MQWIDWAILAAIAISALISLWRGFVREAVSLAGWVVAFFVARFFHLSLAPYFADTIASEALRRALAWLIIFFVVLFICYLIAWAMSSLIDKAGLSAPDRALGMAFGFLRGVAVCALLIIVAKTFTRFPEEDWWQRSQFVAPLETMGDWFLDAWNEQVAGVP from the coding sequence GTGCAGTGGATTGATTGGGCGATATTGGCAGCAATTGCGATTTCCGCCTTGATCTCTCTTTGGCGAGGCTTTGTGCGTGAAGCCGTGTCGCTGGCTGGATGGGTCGTTGCCTTTTTTGTCGCGCGTTTTTTCCATCTGTCGCTGGCACCCTATTTCGCTGACACCATCGCCTCTGAAGCGCTGCGCCGGGCATTGGCCTGGCTGATCATTTTCTTTGTGGTGTTATTCATTTGTTATCTGATTGCCTGGGCCATGTCGTCGTTGATCGACAAGGCCGGCTTGTCGGCGCCTGATCGGGCACTTGGCATGGCTTTCGGATTTTTGCGCGGCGTCGCCGTGTGTGCTTTGCTGATCATTGTTGCCAAGACCTTCACCCGCTTTCCGGAGGAAGATTGGTGGCAGCGTTCGCAATTCGTAGCGCCCCTGGAAACCATGGGCGATTGGTTCTTGGATGCATGGAACGAGCAAGTCGCGGGAGTTCCCTAA
- a CDS encoding bifunctional folylpolyglutamate synthase/dihydrofolate synthase — protein sequence MSMPAPSRTLDDWLALLEKRHPVAIELGLERVADVAGRLLKSERPPVITVAGTNGKGSVVATLKTLARKHGLRAGVYTSPHILHFNERIEIDGRIASDAELVHAFEAVEAARAGVSLTYFEFTTLAAFWLFDQQALDLLILEVGMGGRLDAVNIIDADVAVITTIDFDHMAFLGDTLEAIASEKAGICRAGKPVVLADPERRELLLSAVQPHDAKAYAIGLDYQFTVNDGQFRFSAGAFDLRAAAPTLGADLVAAALMAFRLLFPQQLDTDACRQAVEQAALAGRWQQIGQNPPCWVDIGHNPQASKRLAERAKAAGFLRWHLVVGMLADKDIVGVLKPWFGMQPVWYLSNLSGSRAASAKQLQAALPSDAETQQFATPNEALQAAKAAAAAGEAILVFGSFLTVAAVLDQESSFNKGG from the coding sequence ATGTCCATGCCGGCGCCAAGCCGAACCCTGGATGACTGGCTGGCGCTGCTGGAAAAGCGCCATCCAGTGGCCATCGAGCTGGGGCTGGAGCGGGTCGCTGATGTTGCTGGCAGGCTACTGAAATCCGAACGTCCACCGGTGATCACCGTCGCTGGCACCAACGGCAAAGGTTCGGTGGTAGCTACCTTGAAAACCCTGGCCCGCAAACATGGTTTGCGGGCCGGGGTTTATACCTCGCCTCATATTCTCCATTTCAACGAACGTATTGAAATCGATGGCCGTATCGCCAGCGATGCCGAGCTCGTGCACGCGTTTGAGGCTGTTGAAGCTGCCAGAGCCGGGGTTTCGCTTACTTATTTCGAATTCACGACGCTGGCCGCGTTCTGGCTATTCGACCAGCAGGCGCTCGATTTGCTGATTCTGGAAGTCGGTATGGGCGGCCGGCTCGATGCTGTCAATATCATCGATGCCGATGTCGCCGTAATCACGACTATCGACTTTGATCACATGGCCTTCCTTGGCGACACGCTGGAAGCGATTGCCAGTGAAAAAGCCGGGATCTGCCGGGCCGGCAAACCGGTGGTATTGGCCGATCCTGAGCGGCGTGAGCTGCTGTTGTCCGCGGTGCAGCCGCATGACGCCAAAGCGTATGCCATTGGTCTTGATTATCAATTTACCGTCAACGATGGCCAGTTCCGCTTCAGCGCCGGCGCCTTTGATTTGCGCGCAGCCGCGCCAACATTGGGCGCCGATTTGGTCGCTGCGGCGTTGATGGCGTTTCGCCTGCTTTTCCCGCAGCAATTGGACACCGACGCGTGCCGACAAGCGGTGGAGCAAGCGGCATTGGCCGGACGCTGGCAACAAATCGGGCAAAATCCGCCATGCTGGGTCGATATCGGCCATAATCCGCAGGCCAGCAAACGCTTGGCAGAACGCGCGAAAGCGGCTGGATTCTTACGCTGGCATCTGGTGGTCGGCATGCTGGCCGATAAAGATATCGTCGGTGTGCTGAAACCCTGGTTTGGTATGCAGCCGGTTTGGTATTTGAGCAATTTGAGCGGCTCGCGCGCTGCCAGCGCCAAACAACTGCAGGCGGCACTGCCGAGCGATGCTGAAACGCAGCAGTTTGCGACGCCGAATGAGGCCTTGCAGGCAGCGAAAGCGGCAGCGGCGGCTGGTGAGGCGATTCTGGTATTTGGTTCCTTCCTGACCGTGGCCGCCGTGCTCGATCAGGAATCTTCATTCAACAAAGGTGGTTAA
- a CDS encoding lysophospholipid acyltransferase family protein, with protein sequence MMKTFSAWLLRRFGWTLVGELPDVQKCVVIFAPHTSNWDFITMYLFKMSTGARVNFLGKHQIFRWPFGWFFRALGGIPVVRHEKHNVVQASIATFAEHDRVWLAMAPEGTRSKLDHWRTGFYHIAVGAGVPLQLAFLDTTTRTLGLGPLLHLSGDIEQDFAALRAFYQDKKGFRPELASDIRPRQ encoded by the coding sequence ATGATGAAAACATTTTCTGCCTGGCTGCTGCGACGTTTCGGTTGGACGTTGGTGGGCGAACTGCCAGACGTGCAAAAGTGTGTGGTGATTTTCGCGCCGCATACCTCGAACTGGGACTTCATCACGATGTACCTGTTCAAAATGTCCACGGGCGCACGCGTCAATTTTCTCGGCAAGCACCAGATTTTCCGCTGGCCGTTCGGCTGGTTTTTCCGCGCGCTCGGTGGCATTCCGGTGGTTCGGCACGAAAAGCACAATGTCGTGCAAGCCTCGATCGCGACGTTCGCCGAACACGATCGGGTGTGGCTGGCGATGGCACCGGAAGGCACCCGCAGCAAGCTCGATCACTGGCGCACCGGTTTCTATCACATCGCCGTCGGTGCCGGGGTGCCGCTGCAATTGGCGTTTCTTGACACTACCACGCGCACACTTGGCCTAGGCCCACTGTTGCACCTGTCCGGTGATATCGAGCAGGATTTCGCCGCGTTGCGGGCGTTTTATCAGGACAAGAAAGGATTTCGTCCGGAGCTCGCCAGCGATATCCGTCCACGCCAATAA
- a CDS encoding type III PLP-dependent enzyme encodes MTLASHLGAPRHAIFQQHAETIQTPCLLVDLAIVRKRYEQLADAFPTGNIYYAVKANPSKEVIRLVRDQGGCFDIASRYELDKVMAEGVAASRISFGNTIKKKQDIAYFYQKGVRLFASDSIADLKHIAEAAPGAQVYIRVLTEDRPGADWPLSRKFGCEPEMASRLIKQARELGLWPRGVSFHVGSQQRDLDAWAAALDRVKTIFDAAWRDGIALDLINMGGGLPGNYLHSTPKIREYANAIEAALTDRFKHVPVKLILEPGRYLVADAGVLVTEVVLVSKKRDEGARWVFIDAGKFGGLIETLDESIKYPIYTNKDADNAETDAVVLAGPTCDSADILYEKFRYQMPLSLDAGDRIYIVGTGAYTTSYSAVEFNGFPPLAAFYYDSEAVQAVSAAA; translated from the coding sequence ATGACCCTTGCTTCGCATCTGGGCGCTCCGCGCCACGCTATTTTTCAACAACACGCTGAAACCATTCAGACCCCTTGCCTGCTGGTCGATCTCGCCATCGTGCGCAAACGCTACGAACAACTTGCCGACGCCTTCCCGACCGGCAACATCTATTACGCGGTCAAGGCCAACCCGTCGAAAGAAGTGATTCGTCTGGTCCGCGATCAGGGCGGCTGCTTTGATATCGCCTCGCGCTATGAACTCGACAAAGTGATGGCCGAAGGCGTCGCCGCCAGTCGCATCAGCTTCGGCAACACCATCAAGAAAAAACAGGACATCGCCTACTTCTATCAAAAAGGTGTGCGCCTGTTCGCCTCCGATTCGATTGCTGATTTGAAACATATCGCCGAAGCAGCGCCCGGCGCGCAGGTTTACATCCGCGTTTTGACCGAAGATCGTCCCGGTGCCGACTGGCCACTGTCGCGCAAATTCGGCTGTGAGCCGGAAATGGCCAGCCGCCTGATCAAACAAGCCCGTGAACTTGGCTTGTGGCCACGCGGCGTGTCGTTCCATGTCGGTTCACAGCAGCGTGATCTGGATGCCTGGGCGGCAGCGCTGGATCGGGTAAAAACCATTTTCGATGCCGCTTGGCGCGATGGCATTGCCCTTGATTTGATCAACATGGGCGGTGGCCTGCCCGGCAATTACCTGCACTCAACGCCGAAAATCCGCGAGTACGCCAACGCCATTGAAGCGGCCCTGACTGATCGTTTCAAACACGTACCGGTGAAACTGATTCTGGAACCGGGCCGTTATCTGGTTGCCGATGCCGGTGTGCTCGTTACCGAAGTGGTGCTGGTGTCGAAAAAGCGCGATGAAGGCGCCCGCTGGGTATTCATTGATGCCGGTAAATTTGGTGGCCTGATCGAAACGCTGGACGAATCGATCAAATACCCGATTTACACCAACAAGGATGCCGACAATGCGGAAACCGATGCCGTCGTGCTGGCCGGCCCGACTTGCGATAGCGCAGATATTCTCTACGAAAAATTCCGCTATCAAATGCCGCTGTCACTGGATGCCGGTGACCGGATTTACATCGTCGGCACCGGAGCCTACACGACCAGCTACAGTGCAGTGGAATTCAATGGCTTTCCGCCGCTGGCGGCGTTTTATTACGACAGTGAAGCAGTACAGGCAGTCAGCGCCGCCGCTTGA
- a CDS encoding two-component regulator propeller domain-containing protein gives MRWRRRALTLVLSLFTVGVLLVPPASANQCNSGLAPHFQRLSLEHGLSQSVVTAITEDRQGYLWFGTQEGLNRYDGTAFQVMRRGESQTGNALLDNQINVLVHGQNGTVWIGTPRGLAARNADNPSLYRPAIAEPWQNAHILSLITDGSNRVWVGTTRGLYVFDPKVGTTIVWVGDGGKRLADEHIRALAIDDHHVLWLATAKGIHRINLANGEWFDGVLLPEANVSALALRDNKRIIASSQFGLFESAIGADARFEKWSLPLPSSKVQAMLEDHDQRLWIATDNGVLIVEEDDVCLLTRDATNSASLSASDVMSLHIDSQGIIWLGTYAGGVSFWDTRNARFRQHLAPWRLPKTVHSNTVLAVLRDSHNDLWFGLAGSGLVRKRGRELAHFPLPGIDNNGLNATVTALLEDKDGALWVGVFGEGLLRLDPNRRQAQQFLPQPDDINTLSNPYIRTLYEDHSGQLWVGTEAGLDRLIEEAPGRYRFQRFGAMLPLPYQTISTEVVGITEDYSGQLWIGGQGGVVRIATDREQMTLYQHEKNNPSSLSSTAVTAIRLSSNGDVWVGTQEGFNIFRRSLQGDYLIARHTRVNNLPMGSVYGILPGSDGDVWLATATGLLRQNSEKNYLVQYRSSNGLPTDEFNQGAAFLSADGELLFGSINGAVSFHPRRMAPPRANAPVVLTGIRQYDQALPLPIGSSERATIAVDADVRVLSFDYSVLDYSEPSRNQLRYRVAGLHDQWINLVRSNTVTLSGLEPGRYRLEVQGAPAKGVWSAQTHFTDITVRSPFWSVHMSYGVAIASIVVLGGMLWLSYWRINRHALRKAREQASTAQQQTTMLVQQSETLQRSQQLQIDAMQQQEQELTELRQRLLDAQQHDALTGLPSRRFALPLFTELALTSRQRGLMLVDIDGLSVLNELHGLLGGDRILMQFAELLTAACRDDDQVLRWHGGTFLLVCHVESINEVKMLCERIKARVLQHAFMLSDRKTVDLTCSIGFATWPLCMNDSEPGDWQNSITMAEEALFLAKHFGRNCWFGFYVEEGGSLTARMQTQRQMIREGVEQEWLSIASSITLPVDFLSIWPRR, from the coding sequence ATGCGTTGGCGACGTCGTGCGCTGACGTTAGTGCTGTCGCTATTCACTGTCGGTGTGCTGCTCGTCCCACCGGCTTCCGCCAACCAGTGTAATAGTGGACTGGCGCCGCATTTCCAACGTCTTTCCCTTGAACACGGTTTGTCGCAGAGCGTCGTTACGGCGATTACCGAGGACCGGCAGGGGTATTTGTGGTTCGGTACCCAGGAAGGCTTGAACCGCTATGACGGCACGGCTTTTCAAGTCATGCGCCGCGGCGAATCGCAAACCGGCAATGCGCTGCTCGATAATCAAATCAATGTGCTGGTTCATGGCCAGAACGGCACGGTCTGGATTGGCACGCCGCGTGGGCTTGCTGCCCGCAATGCCGACAATCCTTCGCTTTATCGTCCGGCCATCGCTGAGCCTTGGCAGAACGCTCATATCTTGAGTCTGATCACCGATGGTAGCAATCGCGTCTGGGTGGGAACGACGCGTGGCTTGTATGTGTTCGATCCGAAAGTGGGCACGACCATAGTGTGGGTCGGTGATGGCGGTAAACGTCTGGCCGATGAACATATCCGGGCGCTGGCCATTGATGATCATCACGTGCTGTGGCTGGCGACGGCGAAAGGCATCCATCGCATCAATCTGGCCAACGGTGAATGGTTCGATGGTGTGCTGTTACCGGAGGCCAATGTTTCAGCACTGGCGTTGAGGGACAATAAACGCATCATTGCTTCCAGTCAATTTGGCCTGTTTGAGAGCGCCATCGGCGCCGATGCTCGTTTCGAGAAATGGTCATTGCCGTTGCCGAGCAGCAAAGTGCAGGCGATGCTCGAAGATCATGATCAGCGTTTGTGGATTGCCACCGACAACGGTGTGCTGATTGTTGAGGAAGACGATGTCTGCTTGTTGACCCGCGATGCCACCAATAGCGCGTCGCTGAGCGCATCCGATGTCATGAGTCTGCATATCGATTCCCAGGGCATTATCTGGCTCGGCACTTATGCTGGTGGCGTTAGTTTCTGGGACACGCGCAACGCCCGTTTTCGTCAGCATCTGGCGCCTTGGCGCTTGCCGAAAACCGTGCACAGCAACACCGTGCTGGCGGTATTGCGCGACAGTCATAATGACTTGTGGTTTGGTCTCGCCGGCAGTGGCCTGGTGCGCAAGCGTGGCCGCGAGCTGGCGCATTTTCCGCTACCTGGCATCGATAACAACGGATTGAATGCCACGGTCACCGCCTTGTTGGAAGACAAGGATGGCGCGCTCTGGGTTGGCGTGTTTGGTGAAGGTCTGTTGCGACTCGATCCAAACCGGCGTCAGGCGCAACAATTTCTGCCGCAACCGGATGACATCAACACGTTGAGCAATCCGTATATCCGCACCTTGTATGAAGATCATAGCGGCCAATTATGGGTGGGCACCGAAGCCGGACTGGATCGCTTGATCGAAGAAGCGCCAGGGCGTTATCGCTTTCAACGCTTCGGCGCGATGCTGCCATTACCGTATCAAACGATCAGCACCGAAGTGGTCGGCATTACCGAAGATTATTCTGGCCAGTTGTGGATTGGCGGTCAGGGCGGCGTGGTCCGCATCGCCACCGATCGCGAACAGATGACGCTATATCAACACGAAAAAAATAATCCGTCATCGTTGTCGAGCACGGCCGTTACCGCGATACGTCTGAGCAGCAATGGTGATGTCTGGGTCGGCACCCAGGAAGGCTTCAATATATTTCGTCGCAGCCTGCAAGGTGATTACCTGATTGCTCGCCATACCCGCGTCAACAATCTGCCAATGGGGTCGGTCTACGGCATTTTGCCCGGCAGTGATGGTGATGTCTGGTTGGCGACAGCGACCGGATTATTGCGCCAGAACAGCGAAAAAAATTATCTGGTGCAATACCGATCCAGCAATGGTTTGCCGACCGATGAATTCAATCAGGGAGCGGCATTTTTGAGTGCCGACGGCGAATTATTGTTTGGCTCGATCAATGGCGCCGTCAGTTTTCATCCGCGCCGCATGGCGCCGCCACGCGCCAACGCGCCGGTGGTGTTGACCGGTATTCGGCAATACGATCAGGCGCTGCCTTTGCCGATTGGTAGTTCGGAGCGGGCAACCATTGCTGTCGATGCCGATGTGCGAGTGTTGTCATTCGATTATTCGGTGCTCGACTATTCCGAACCGTCACGCAATCAGCTGCGTTATCGTGTGGCTGGTCTGCATGATCAATGGATTAATCTGGTTCGCTCCAACACGGTGACACTCAGCGGTCTGGAACCGGGGCGTTATCGGCTGGAAGTGCAGGGCGCGCCGGCCAAAGGGGTCTGGTCAGCGCAAACCCATTTCACCGATATCACCGTGCGCTCGCCGTTCTGGTCGGTACACATGAGTTATGGTGTCGCCATTGCATCGATCGTCGTGCTCGGCGGTATGCTGTGGCTCAGTTACTGGCGCATCAATCGCCACGCCTTACGTAAAGCGCGAGAGCAGGCCAGCACGGCCCAGCAACAAACCACGATGTTGGTACAGCAAAGCGAAACCTTGCAGCGTAGCCAGCAACTGCAGATCGATGCCATGCAGCAACAGGAACAAGAACTGACCGAGTTGCGCCAGCGTTTGCTCGATGCCCAACAGCACGATGCACTGACCGGTTTGCCTTCACGCCGCTTCGCGTTACCGTTGTTCACTGAGTTGGCGTTGACCAGCCGGCAACGCGGTTTGATGCTGGTCGATATTGATGGCCTTTCTGTGCTCAATGAACTGCACGGTCTGCTCGGCGGCGATCGCATTCTGATGCAATTTGCCGAGTTGCTGACCGCTGCCTGTCGAGATGATGATCAAGTACTGCGTTGGCATGGCGGCACCTTTTTGCTGGTTTGCCATGTCGAATCGATCAACGAAGTAAAAATGCTCTGCGAACGAATTAAAGCTCGGGTACTGCAGCATGCTTTTATGCTTTCTGATCGCAAGACCGTCGATTTGACCTGCTCGATTGGTTTTGCCACGTGGCCGCTCTGCATGAATGACAGCGAGCCCGGTGACTGGCAAAACTCGATCACGATGGCCGAAGAAGCCTTATTCCTTGCCAAACATTTCGGACGCAATTGCTGGTTCGGATTCTATGTCGAGGAAGGCGGCTCGTTGACGGCGCGGATGCAAACCCAGCGTCAGATGATTCGGGAAGGGGTAGAGCAGGAGTGGTTGTCGATTGCCAGTTCGATTACCTTGCCGGTGGATTTTCTCAGCATCTGGCCTCGACGCTGA
- a CDS encoding FMN-binding negative transcriptional regulator yields MYIPRAYAINELAEQQHFIQHHPLATLITRQQGIVQADHIPMLISENEPMRLLGHVARANPLWQEHDAQEPVLLIFQGADAYISPNWYPSKALHGKDVPTWNYQAVHVYGRLIVHDDVVWLKDFLEKLTNQHESRFASPWQVSDAPEDYMQKMLKAIVGIEIVVERIVGKYKLSQNRQTADCQGAINGLAAQPSEKEKLLLAEMCRVNALTPE; encoded by the coding sequence ATGTATATTCCGCGTGCATATGCCATCAATGAGTTGGCTGAACAGCAGCACTTCATTCAACATCATCCACTGGCAACGTTGATTACCCGCCAGCAAGGTATTGTGCAGGCCGATCACATTCCAATGTTGATCAGCGAAAATGAGCCGATGCGTTTGCTTGGCCATGTTGCCCGCGCCAATCCGCTATGGCAGGAACATGACGCGCAGGAACCGGTATTGCTGATTTTTCAGGGCGCCGACGCTTATATTTCACCGAACTGGTATCCAAGCAAAGCGCTGCACGGCAAGGATGTACCAACCTGGAATTATCAGGCCGTGCATGTTTATGGCCGGTTAATCGTCCATGACGATGTTGTCTGGCTCAAAGATTTTCTGGAGAAACTGACCAATCAACACGAGTCGCGTTTTGCCTCGCCGTGGCAAGTCAGTGATGCGCCGGAAGACTACATGCAAAAAATGCTGAAAGCGATTGTCGGTATCGAGATCGTTGTCGAACGCATCGTCGGCAAATACAAGCTCAGCCAGAATCGGCAAACGGCAGATTGTCAGGGTGCCATCAATGGTTTGGCGGCCCAGCCTTCGGAAAAAGAAAAATTATTGTTGGCGGAAATGTGCCGGGTGAACGCGCTGACGCCGGAATAA
- the purF gene encoding amidophosphoribosyltransferase produces the protein MCGIVGIVGKYPVNQSIYDGLTVLQHRGQDAAGIVTESGGRMFLRKANGMVRDVFRQEHMERLQGNIGIGHCRYPTAGSPSSAEAQPLYVNSPYGIVLAHNGNLTNSEQLKRELFETDRRHINTRSDSEVLLNVLAHELQVENTLKLTPANVFNAVARVHKRCKGAYAVVALITGFGLLAFRDPNGIRPAVFGQRETDKGIEYMVASESVALDVLGYTRVRDIHPGEAIYITHDGEFHHQQCATNPVYTPCIFEHVYLARPDSIMDDVSVYKARLRMGEKLAAQIQRDWPDHDIDVVIPIPDTSTTAAMQLANELGLKLRHGFVKNRYIGRTFIMPAQQMRKKSVRSKLNAIDLEFAGKNVLLVDDSIVRGTTSQQIIQMARDAGATKVYFASAAPPVRYPNVYGIDMPAASELVAHGRSEQEICAEIGADKLIYQSLDDLIDCAREGNPHISEFDTSVFNGHYVTGDVDEQYLQALENQRSDSAKSGGKSSSMNDAALIDLQNAD, from the coding sequence ATGTGCGGTATCGTAGGTATAGTCGGTAAATATCCGGTCAATCAGAGCATTTATGATGGCCTGACGGTGTTGCAACATCGTGGTCAGGACGCGGCCGGCATTGTCACCGAAAGTGGCGGGCGGATGTTCTTGCGCAAGGCCAATGGCATGGTGCGCGATGTGTTCCGTCAGGAGCACATGGAGCGTTTGCAGGGCAATATCGGTATCGGCCACTGCCGTTACCCCACTGCCGGCAGCCCAAGCTCGGCGGAAGCGCAGCCGCTGTATGTCAATTCGCCATACGGCATCGTGCTGGCACATAACGGCAACCTGACCAATTCCGAACAACTGAAACGCGAATTGTTCGAAACCGATCGCCGCCATATCAACACCCGCTCCGACTCGGAAGTGTTGCTGAACGTGCTGGCGCATGAGCTGCAAGTGGAAAACACCCTGAAGCTGACGCCGGCCAATGTTTTCAATGCCGTCGCCCGCGTGCATAAACGCTGCAAAGGGGCGTATGCCGTGGTCGCGCTGATCACCGGTTTTGGTTTGCTGGCGTTCCGTGATCCGAACGGTATTCGTCCGGCCGTATTCGGTCAGCGTGAAACCGACAAAGGTATCGAATACATGGTCGCCTCCGAATCGGTGGCGCTGGATGTGCTCGGTTACACTCGGGTGCGTGATATTCACCCCGGTGAAGCGATTTATATCACTCACGACGGTGAGTTCCATCACCAACAGTGTGCGACCAATCCGGTGTATACACCGTGCATTTTCGAACACGTTTATCTGGCCCGTCCGGATTCGATCATGGACGATGTTTCGGTCTACAAAGCCCGTTTGCGTATGGGCGAAAAACTCGCCGCACAAATCCAGCGCGATTGGCCGGATCACGATATCGACGTCGTCATTCCGATTCCGGATACGTCAACAACGGCGGCGATGCAGCTTGCCAATGAGTTGGGTTTGAAGCTGCGCCACGGCTTCGTCAAGAACCGTTACATCGGCCGCACGTTCATCATGCCAGCCCAGCAGATGCGCAAGAAATCGGTGCGCAGCAAATTGAACGCGATCGATCTGGAGTTTGCCGGCAAGAATGTGTTGCTGGTAGACGATTCGATTGTGCGCGGCACCACCTCACAACAGATTATCCAGATGGCTCGCGATGCTGGCGCCACGAAAGTTTATTTCGCTTCGGCGGCGCCGCCGGTGCGTTATCCGAACGTTTACGGTATTGATATGCCGGCCGCCAGCGAACTGGTGGCCCATGGCCGTAGCGAGCAGGAGATATGCGCCGAGATTGGCGCCGACAAGCTGATTTACCAGTCACTGGATGATTTGATCGATTGTGCCCGCGAAGGTAACCCGCATATCAGTGAGTTTGATACCTCTGTTTTCAACGGTCATTACGTCACTGGCGATGTCGATGAGCAGTATCTGCAGGCGCTGGAAAATCAGCGCAGCGATTCGGCCAAATCTGGTGGAAAATCCTCATCGATGAACGATGCGGCGTTAATTGATCTGCAGAACGCTGATTGA
- the accD gene encoding acetyl-CoA carboxylase, carboxyltransferase subunit beta, with product MSWFERLMPRMKEPATDKKRSVPEGLWSKCEQCSVVLYRAELERNVEVCPKCGNHMRISARRRLDALLDVEGREEIASQLQPVDVLKFKDSKKYKDRIQSAQQSSGEKDALIVFKGQIKGVPVVVCVFEFSFMGGSMGSVVGEKFVRAVNRAIEDQCGLICFSASGGARMQEALLSLMQMAKTSAALARLAREGLPYISVLTDPTMGGVSASFAMLGDINVGEPGALIGFAGPRVIEQTVRETLPPGFQRSEFLLEKGAIDMIIDRRDMPQRLAGVLAKFTHREQPAA from the coding sequence ATGAGTTGGTTTGAACGCTTGATGCCGCGCATGAAAGAGCCGGCGACCGACAAGAAACGCTCTGTCCCGGAAGGGCTGTGGTCCAAATGCGAGCAGTGTAGCGTCGTGCTGTACCGGGCCGAACTGGAGCGCAACGTCGAAGTCTGCCCGAAGTGTGGCAATCACATGCGCATCTCGGCCCGCCGTCGTTTGGACGCGCTGCTGGATGTGGAAGGCCGCGAGGAAATCGCCAGCCAGCTGCAACCGGTCGATGTGCTGAAATTCAAGGACTCGAAGAAATACAAGGATCGTATCCAGTCCGCCCAGCAAAGCTCCGGCGAAAAAGACGCGTTGATCGTGTTCAAAGGTCAAATCAAAGGCGTGCCGGTCGTTGTTTGCGTATTCGAATTCTCCTTTATGGGCGGCTCGATGGGCTCGGTGGTCGGCGAGAAATTCGTCCGCGCCGTTAACCGCGCCATTGAAGACCAATGCGGGTTGATCTGTTTTTCCGCGTCTGGTGGCGCCCGTATGCAGGAGGCCTTGCTGAGTCTGATGCAGATGGCGAAAACCTCGGCAGCACTGGCCCGTCTGGCCCGTGAAGGCTTGCCTTATATTTCAGTGTTGACCGACCCGACCATGGGGGGCGTTTCGGCGTCGTTCGCGATGCTCGGTGATATCAATGTCGGCGAACCTGGCGCATTGATCGGCTTTGCCGGTCCACGCGTTATCGAGCAGACGGTGCGTGAAACGCTGCCGCCCGGCTTCCAGCGCTCGGAATTCCTGCTGGAAAAAGGCGCCATCGACATGATCATCGACCGCCGAGACATGCCGCAGCGTCTGGCTGGCGTGCTGGCCAAGTTCACCCATCGCGAACAACCAGCGGCCTGA
- a CDS encoding SPOR domain-containing protein, which produces MEIRLKERLVGALVIVAIAVVVLPWIFDDEKSQTDFQSQIPDAPPLPPSRVVELAQPRPLDEQTYDDTVIADKTQAGEADAVDHMGEAGGRDNTASEQAIVEQVTEQAPASTDTKTADNSAKPDNTAKTAAISGGFVVQLGSFGNKANAGRLVSDLKSKGLAAYMRDDKSVKPAVYRVLVGPTLEREQAEQMQAKAKSLSGLNPIVVTYDPLKH; this is translated from the coding sequence GTGGAAATTCGATTGAAAGAGCGATTGGTTGGCGCCCTGGTTATCGTCGCCATTGCCGTTGTCGTGTTGCCATGGATTTTCGATGACGAAAAATCGCAGACGGATTTCCAGAGCCAGATTCCTGATGCACCACCGCTGCCGCCAAGCCGGGTGGTGGAGCTGGCGCAGCCGCGACCGCTCGATGAACAAACCTATGATGACACCGTGATTGCCGACAAAACCCAAGCCGGCGAAGCCGATGCTGTCGACCACATGGGCGAAGCCGGTGGCCGCGACAATACCGCGTCTGAACAAGCGATAGTCGAGCAAGTGACAGAGCAAGCGCCGGCTTCCACCGATACGAAAACGGCGGACAACAGCGCAAAGCCTGACAACACCGCAAAAACAGCGGCGATCAGCGGCGGCTTTGTCGTGCAGCTCGGCAGTTTCGGCAACAAGGCTAATGCCGGCCGATTGGTCAGCGACCTGAAAAGCAAGGGCCTGGCTGCCTATATGCGTGATGACAAATCCGTGAAACCGGCGGTGTACCGGGTGTTGGTCGGCCCAACACTGGAGCGTGAGCAAGCCGAGCAAATGCAGGCCAAGGCCAAGTCGCTATCGGGCCTCAATCCGATTGTCGTGACTTACGATCCGCTCAAGCATTGA